The window GCCTGTGGAGGTTTTTATGAATTCTGCTCCTGTCTTAAGAACAATCTCTGTTGCCTTTCTTATCTGGTCTTCACTGAGAAGCCCTGTTTCTATGATTATCTTGCGGATTATACCCTCAGTAGCAATGATAATATCCCTTAATTCTCTGAGAAGTCTGTTCCATTCACCTGACATCGCAAGACCTATGTTCATAACTATATCAAGCTCATCTGCTCCACTGAGCACTGCATCCATTGCCTCATAAAGCTTTGCCTCCTTGGTACTTGCACCAAGGGGAAAGCCTATAACTGTGCATACCTTTACATTACTTTCTTTAAGGAATTCCTTTGCAAGGGATACATAGCAGGGATTTATACAGACAGCATAGAAGTTGTAATGCCCTGCCTCTTTGCAGATTCTTTCAATATCCTGAATAGTTGCCTCTGGTTTAAGGAGGCTGTGGTCAATATACGAATTGAGAGGTATCATCTCATCTGCCTCGCCTCTTTTAAACCCTCT is drawn from Thermodesulfovibrionales bacterium and contains these coding sequences:
- the deoC gene encoding deoxyribose-phosphate aldolase produces the protein MIPLNSYIDHSLLKPEATIQDIERICKEAGHYNFYAVCINPCYVSLAKEFLKESNVKVCTVIGFPLGASTKEAKLYEAMDAVLSGADELDIVMNIGLAMSGEWNRLLRELRDIIIATEGIIRKIIIETGLLSEDQIRKATEIVLKTGAEFIKTSTGFTSRGVILDDLRIIRQIAGDSLKIKASGGIRTLKQALELINAGAARLGTSAGVEIMKEFKGSEKYPRHDEKISQLDSKESNP